A single Curtobacterium sp. MCJR17_020 DNA region contains:
- a CDS encoding LysR family transcriptional regulator — protein MDEIDPQLLRVLRAVADGGSITRAAAALGSSQPAVSQLLARAERRLGHTLVLRSGQDGRGGRGATLTDAGRVLADHALHVQAALTAAREDLDAVGGLTRGRVRLAGFPSASSALVPAVLARLASTAPGVTTSYVEVEPPEALDLLRSGEVDVALTFTYVGDEVGSTPDPGLVTRALGRDPLALVTPSGGSLGVRTVGSGAVGSGAVGSGAVGSAAVGSAAVGSGAVGSAVDLASHRDARWIGGCPRCRGHLLASCATAGFTPDIVLETDNAAAVVGLVAAGLGVALLPRLALATTVIPAEVRIDPVDDDLARRVEVVIARGAERVPSVHAALDAVRSAAHLLDGPLPS, from the coding sequence ATGGACGAGATCGATCCCCAGCTGCTCCGGGTCCTGCGCGCCGTGGCCGACGGCGGGTCGATCACCCGCGCAGCCGCAGCGCTCGGGTCGAGCCAACCGGCAGTCAGCCAGTTGCTCGCCCGGGCCGAACGGCGACTCGGGCACACCCTGGTGCTGCGGTCCGGGCAGGACGGTCGCGGCGGTCGCGGTGCCACGCTGACGGACGCCGGTCGGGTGCTCGCGGACCACGCCCTGCACGTGCAGGCCGCGCTGACCGCCGCGCGCGAGGACCTCGACGCCGTCGGGGGCCTGACCCGCGGCCGAGTGCGCCTCGCCGGGTTCCCGAGCGCGTCCTCGGCCCTCGTGCCTGCCGTGCTCGCTCGGCTGGCGTCGACGGCTCCGGGGGTGACGACCTCGTACGTCGAGGTCGAACCGCCCGAGGCGCTCGACCTGCTGCGGAGCGGGGAGGTCGACGTCGCCCTGACCTTCACCTACGTCGGCGACGAGGTCGGGTCCACCCCGGACCCCGGGCTCGTCACCCGGGCACTCGGGCGGGATCCGCTCGCGCTGGTGACGCCGTCCGGAGGCTCGCTCGGCGTCCGCACCGTGGGCTCCGGCGCCGTGGGCTCCGGCGCCGTGGGCTCCGGTGCCGTGGGCTCCGCTGCCGTGGGCTCCGCTGCCGTGGGCTCTGGCGCCGTGGGCTCTGCCGTGGACCTCGCGTCGCACCGCGATGCCCGGTGGATCGGCGGCTGCCCGCGCTGCCGTGGTCACCTGCTCGCCTCGTGTGCGACGGCCGGGTTCACCCCGGACATCGTGCTCGAGACCGACAACGCGGCTGCGGTGGTGGGGCTCGTCGCCGCCGGACTCGGCGTGGCCCTGCTCCCTCGGCTGGCGCTCGCGACGACGGTCATCCCCGCCGAGGTCCGGATCGACCCCGTGGACGACGACCTGGCCCGGCGGGTCGAGGTCGTCATCGCCCGAGGGGCCGAGCGCGTCCCGAGCGTCCATGCGGCCCTGGACGCAGTGCGGTCGGCGGCGCACCTGCTCGACGGGCCGCTCCCCAGCTGA
- a CDS encoding aminotransferase class V-fold PLP-dependent enzyme, protein MDSFPAGRGYLAACTAGLPTRATLAAQRADLDAWSRAETSPAHYGALVEEGRALFAALVGVPVTHVATGSQTSVMAAVVADALPDGAEVVVPDGDFSSVVFPFLAQAHRGVRVRHVPLDRLATSVGPDTALVAWSAVQSATGAVTDPHPVVAAARRVGALTLCDLTQAAGVLPVDAALFDVTLTHAYKWLCAPRGVAFMTLSDTALGRLRPVQAGWYAGADVWSSCYGPDMRLADDARRLDVSPAWQAWPGALAALEHAVALDQQAVWRHATGLADRLCDALGSPRQGDGQAIVTFADADGSALRALTAAGLTASGRAGRLRIAFHLWNDVTDVTDVADALVGVAPAASRS, encoded by the coding sequence ATGGACTCCTTCCCCGCTGGCCGTGGCTACCTCGCGGCGTGCACCGCCGGTCTGCCGACCCGGGCCACGCTCGCCGCCCAGCGGGCTGACCTCGACGCATGGTCCCGCGCCGAGACCTCGCCGGCCCACTACGGGGCGTTGGTCGAGGAGGGCCGCGCGCTGTTCGCCGCCCTCGTCGGGGTGCCGGTGACCCACGTGGCGACCGGCTCGCAGACCTCGGTGATGGCCGCGGTCGTCGCCGACGCCCTGCCGGACGGAGCCGAGGTAGTCGTCCCCGACGGCGACTTCAGCTCGGTCGTCTTCCCGTTCCTCGCCCAGGCGCACCGTGGCGTCCGCGTCCGGCACGTCCCGCTCGACCGGCTCGCCACGTCCGTCGGGCCCGACACCGCGCTCGTCGCGTGGTCCGCGGTGCAGTCCGCCACGGGCGCGGTCACGGACCCCCATCCGGTCGTCGCCGCGGCCCGGCGGGTCGGTGCCCTCACCCTCTGCGACCTCACGCAGGCAGCTGGCGTCCTGCCCGTCGACGCCGCACTGTTCGACGTGACGCTCACGCACGCCTACAAGTGGCTCTGCGCACCGCGGGGGGTCGCCTTCATGACACTCTCCGACACCGCCCTCGGTCGGCTCCGCCCGGTCCAGGCCGGCTGGTACGCCGGCGCGGACGTGTGGTCGTCCTGCTACGGCCCCGACATGCGCCTGGCCGACGACGCCCGTCGCCTCGACGTCTCGCCGGCCTGGCAGGCGTGGCCCGGTGCCCTGGCCGCCCTCGAACACGCAGTCGCGCTCGACCAGCAGGCGGTCTGGAGGCACGCCACCGGTCTCGCAGATCGGCTGTGCGACGCCCTCGGGTCGCCTCGGCAGGGCGACGGGCAGGCGATCGTGACGTTCGCGGACGCCGACGGGTCGGCCCTCCGGGCCCTCACCGCCGCCGGGCTCACCGCGTCGGGGCGTGCCGGGCGACTCCGGATCGCGTTCCACCTGTGGAACGACGTGACCGACGTGACCGACGTGGCGGACGCGCTGGTCGGGGTCGCCCCCGCCGCGTCGCGATCGTGA
- a CDS encoding glycine--tRNA ligase, with protein sequence MAQPSRLDSVIALAKRRGFVFQSGEIYGGSRSAWDYGPLGVELKENIKRQWWQRFVRGRGDMVGLDSAVILPRKVWEASGHVATFTDPLVECLHCHHRFREDHLIEAFVAKKGRDPEGRMAEIACPNCGTRGEWTEPREFSGMLKTYLGPVESEEGLNFLRPETAQGIFVDFAQVVTTSRMKPPFGIGQVGKAFRNEITPGNFIFRTREFEQMEIEYFVPPAEAGEHYEQWIADSVAFYTDLGIDPENLRRFDVPDGERAHYSDATADIEYRFGFTGSEWGELMGVANRTDFDLNNHIESSGQDLRFFDQAANEKYVPYVIEPSFGLTRALMAFLLDSYHEDEAPNAKGGVDKRTVLRLDPRLAPVKAAVLPLSRNEQLSPVARGLADDLRKNWNVDFDDAGAIGRRYRRHDEIGTPFCITVDFDTLEDKAVTVRERDTMAQERVALDQLQGYLAQRLLGA encoded by the coding sequence TTGGCACAGCCCTCCCGTCTCGACAGCGTCATCGCCCTGGCCAAGCGCCGCGGCTTCGTCTTCCAGTCGGGTGAGATCTACGGTGGTTCCCGCTCCGCGTGGGACTACGGGCCCCTCGGTGTGGAGCTCAAGGAGAACATCAAGCGTCAGTGGTGGCAGCGGTTCGTCCGCGGCCGCGGCGACATGGTCGGGCTCGACTCCGCCGTCATCCTGCCCCGCAAGGTGTGGGAGGCCTCCGGCCACGTCGCGACCTTCACCGACCCGCTCGTGGAGTGCCTGCATTGCCACCACCGGTTCCGCGAGGACCACCTGATCGAGGCGTTCGTCGCCAAGAAGGGCCGCGACCCCGAGGGCCGCATGGCCGAGATCGCCTGCCCGAACTGCGGCACCCGCGGTGAGTGGACCGAGCCCCGTGAGTTCTCCGGGATGCTCAAGACCTACCTCGGCCCGGTCGAGTCGGAAGAGGGCCTGAACTTCCTGCGCCCCGAGACCGCGCAGGGCATCTTCGTCGACTTCGCGCAGGTCGTCACGACCAGCCGCATGAAGCCCCCGTTCGGCATCGGCCAGGTCGGCAAGGCGTTCCGCAACGAGATCACGCCCGGCAACTTCATCTTCCGCACCCGCGAGTTCGAGCAGATGGAGATCGAGTACTTCGTGCCGCCGGCCGAGGCGGGCGAGCACTACGAGCAGTGGATCGCCGACTCGGTCGCGTTCTACACCGACCTCGGCATCGACCCGGAGAACCTGCGCCGCTTCGACGTGCCGGACGGCGAGCGGGCGCACTACTCCGACGCCACCGCGGACATCGAGTACCGCTTCGGGTTCACCGGATCGGAGTGGGGCGAGCTCATGGGCGTCGCGAACCGCACCGACTTCGACCTCAACAACCACATCGAGTCGTCCGGCCAGGACCTGCGCTTCTTCGACCAGGCCGCCAACGAGAAGTACGTGCCGTACGTCATCGAGCCGTCCTTCGGCCTGACCCGTGCGCTCATGGCGTTCCTGCTCGACTCGTACCACGAGGACGAGGCACCGAACGCGAAGGGCGGCGTCGACAAGCGCACCGTGCTGCGGCTCGACCCGCGTCTGGCGCCCGTCAAGGCCGCGGTGCTGCCGCTGTCGCGCAACGAGCAGCTCTCGCCGGTCGCGCGCGGTCTGGCCGACGACCTGCGCAAGAACTGGAACGTGGACTTCGACGACGCCGGTGCGATCGGCCGTCGCTACCGTCGCCACGACGAGATCGGTACGCCGTTCTGCATCACGGTCGACTTCGACACGCTCGAGGACAAGGCCGTGACGGTGCGCGAGCGCGACACGATGGCGCAGGAGCGGGTCGCCCTCGACCAGCTGCAGGGCTACCTGGCGCAGCGCCTGCTCGGCGCGTAG
- a CDS encoding DsbA family oxidoreductase: MNDSVKVDVWSDIACPWCYIGKRKFEAGVAAFGASADGRPVEVEYHSFELSPDTPVDFEGTEAEFLSNHKGMPVEQAQQMLDQVTGIAASVGLDYDFEAMHHTNTVKAHQVIHLAKQHGKQLDMVERLFTAYFERGEHVGDDATLADLAAEIGLDRDEVLATLRDDSQLAAVRADQAQAQAFGINGVPFFVIDGKYGVSGAQDPAAFEQVLTQVVALRGTTPDEVASATERAADDASADVAATR; the protein is encoded by the coding sequence ATGAACGACTCCGTGAAGGTCGATGTCTGGTCGGACATCGCCTGCCCCTGGTGCTACATCGGCAAGCGCAAGTTCGAGGCCGGCGTCGCCGCGTTCGGCGCCTCGGCGGACGGCCGCCCGGTCGAGGTCGAGTACCACTCCTTCGAGCTCAGCCCGGACACCCCCGTCGACTTCGAAGGCACCGAGGCCGAGTTCCTGTCGAACCACAAGGGCATGCCCGTCGAGCAGGCGCAGCAGATGCTCGACCAGGTCACCGGCATCGCGGCCTCGGTCGGGCTGGACTACGACTTCGAGGCCATGCACCACACGAACACCGTGAAGGCGCACCAGGTCATCCACCTCGCCAAGCAGCACGGCAAGCAGCTCGACATGGTCGAGCGCCTGTTCACCGCCTACTTCGAGCGCGGCGAGCACGTCGGCGACGACGCGACGCTGGCCGACCTGGCCGCCGAGATCGGGCTCGACCGCGACGAGGTCCTCGCGACGCTCCGTGACGACTCGCAGCTCGCAGCCGTCCGCGCCGACCAGGCCCAGGCGCAGGCCTTCGGCATCAACGGCGTCCCCTTCTTCGTCATCGACGGCAAGTACGGCGTCTCCGGTGCGCAGGACCCGGCAGCGTTCGAGCAGGTGTTGACGCAGGTCGTCGCGCTGCGCGGGACGACTCCGGACGAGGTCGCCTCGGCGACCGAGCGCGCTGCGGACGACGCGAGCGCCGACGTGGCGGCGACCCGATGA
- a CDS encoding YbaK/EbsC family protein encodes MTIDASTRFDTDAAARGLTVEVVERPAADSLQQAAGLLGIDPGDIVKTLVVKRHDGGFLLALVPGGRSIAWKKLRTVVGVNKLSMPDAATALQASGYERGTITPIGATGDLPVYADERIVGRRVALGAGRHGASAFVDADDLVAAYGATVTDITDEEPQRD; translated from the coding sequence ATGACGATCGACGCCAGCACCCGGTTCGACACCGACGCAGCAGCCCGCGGCCTGACGGTCGAGGTCGTCGAACGCCCCGCCGCGGACTCCCTGCAGCAGGCTGCCGGACTGCTCGGCATCGACCCCGGCGACATCGTCAAGACGCTCGTCGTGAAGCGCCACGACGGCGGCTTCCTGCTCGCGCTCGTCCCGGGCGGACGGAGCATCGCGTGGAAGAAGCTCCGCACCGTCGTCGGGGTGAACAAGCTCTCGATGCCCGACGCGGCGACCGCGCTCCAGGCGTCGGGCTACGAACGCGGCACCATCACGCCCATCGGAGCGACCGGCGACCTGCCCGTCTACGCCGACGAACGCATCGTCGGTCGACGGGTCGCCCTCGGCGCGGGCCGGCACGGCGCGAGCGCCTTCGTCGACGCCGACGACCTCGTCGCCGCCTACGGCGCGACGGTCACCGACATCACCGACGAGGAACCGCAGCGCGACTGA
- the dusB gene encoding tRNA dihydrouridine synthase DusB — protein MTITQAPARPLRIGPIEVDVPVVLAPMAGITNMAYRRLCREYGAGLYVCEMITSRALVERTPVSMQLIQHHESETPRSIQLYGVEPNTVAEAASILVGEDRADHIDLNFGCPVPKVTRKGGGAALPWKLELFRELVTKTVRAAGNVPVTVKMRKGIDEDHLTYLDAARIARDAGVAAVSLHARTANEHYSGYADWSAIATLKETVTDIPILGNGDIWSAADALRMVDETGVDGVVVGRGCLGRPWLFGDLAAAFRGEGLRYMPTLGEVADGFRRHAELLVEFFGSEDHGCRDARKHVAWYFKGYPIGSDVRSGLALSSSLQEIDDLLGQLDRDAPYPGDGAEGPRGRSGNPKRTALPDRWLESRDVDSEFRKVLAAAELHHSGG, from the coding sequence ATGACGATCACACAAGCCCCAGCACGGCCTCTGCGCATCGGCCCGATCGAGGTCGACGTGCCGGTCGTGCTCGCGCCCATGGCGGGCATCACGAACATGGCGTACCGCCGGCTCTGCCGCGAGTACGGCGCCGGTCTCTACGTCTGCGAGATGATCACCTCGCGCGCACTGGTCGAACGCACCCCCGTGTCGATGCAGCTCATCCAGCACCACGAGTCCGAGACCCCGCGGTCGATCCAGCTGTACGGCGTCGAGCCGAACACCGTGGCCGAGGCCGCTTCGATCCTGGTGGGCGAGGACCGTGCCGACCACATCGACCTGAACTTCGGCTGCCCGGTGCCCAAGGTCACCCGCAAGGGCGGCGGGGCGGCCCTGCCCTGGAAGCTCGAGCTGTTCCGCGAACTCGTCACGAAGACCGTCCGCGCCGCAGGGAACGTGCCGGTCACCGTGAAGATGCGCAAGGGCATCGACGAGGACCACCTGACCTACCTCGACGCCGCCCGCATCGCGCGGGACGCCGGCGTCGCCGCGGTGTCGCTGCACGCCCGCACGGCGAACGAGCACTACTCCGGTTACGCCGACTGGTCGGCGATCGCGACGCTGAAGGAGACCGTCACCGACATCCCGATCCTCGGCAACGGGGACATCTGGTCGGCTGCCGACGCCCTGCGGATGGTCGACGAGACCGGCGTCGACGGCGTCGTCGTCGGACGCGGGTGCCTCGGGCGTCCGTGGCTGTTCGGCGACCTGGCTGCGGCGTTCCGCGGCGAAGGGCTGCGGTACATGCCGACCCTGGGCGAGGTCGCCGACGGGTTCCGCCGGCACGCCGAACTGCTCGTCGAGTTCTTCGGGTCCGAAGACCACGGCTGCCGCGACGCCCGCAAGCACGTGGCCTGGTACTTCAAGGGGTACCCGATCGGCAGCGACGTGCGGTCCGGTCTCGCGCTGTCGTCGAGCCTGCAGGAGATCGACGACCTGCTCGGCCAGCTCGACCGCGACGCACCGTACCCGGGCGACGGCGCCGAGGGCCCCCGTGGTCGCTCCGGCAACCCCAAGCGCACCGCCCTGCCCGACCGCTGGCTCGAGTCCCGCGACGTCGACAGCGAGTTCCGCAAGGTCCTCGCCGCCGCCGAGCTGCACCACAGCGGCGGATGA
- a CDS encoding deoxyguanosinetriphosphate triphosphohydrolase: MSATASYGPADAERWLPEEHGNRRSDFARDRARLLHSSALRRLAAKTQVLSPTTGLDFARNRLTHSLEVAQVGRELADSLGLDPDVVDTACLAHDIGHPPFGHNGETAVNAWAAGIGGFEGNAQTLRLLTRLEPKVYGLRPGSGAAGAGAGAGAGAGVERPFGLNLTRASLDASCKYPWPAAQGVSESSSGRTKFGFYDDDHDAFEWLRAGAPRRQRCIEAQVMDLSDDIAYSVHDFEDAVVAGFIDVAALGDRVGENDIVTAMHAWVGDDLSREELLEAFDRLRALPLWMTSYDGSRRDAAHLKNLTSQLIGRFARTATAATRESYASGSLVRFAASVVTPPEIIGEIAVLKGIVAAFVMTQGDRQPVYEDQRRILTELLDALAASGASDLEPGFAADWRAASDDDGRLRAVVDQVASLTDQGAIAWHRRLVVGEREAVHIPV; encoded by the coding sequence ATGAGCGCCACCGCCTCGTACGGCCCGGCCGACGCCGAGCGCTGGCTCCCCGAGGAGCACGGCAACCGGCGATCGGACTTCGCCCGTGACCGCGCACGGCTGCTGCACTCCAGCGCGCTGCGACGCCTCGCCGCCAAGACCCAGGTGCTCAGCCCGACGACCGGGCTCGACTTCGCCCGCAACCGCCTGACCCACTCGCTCGAGGTGGCGCAGGTCGGTCGCGAGCTCGCGGACTCGTTGGGCCTCGACCCCGACGTGGTGGACACCGCGTGTCTGGCGCACGACATCGGCCACCCGCCCTTCGGCCACAACGGTGAGACCGCCGTCAACGCCTGGGCCGCCGGCATCGGCGGGTTCGAGGGCAACGCGCAGACGCTGCGGCTGCTCACCCGGCTCGAGCCGAAGGTGTACGGACTCCGTCCGGGGTCGGGCGCCGCTGGCGCGGGGGCGGGGGCTGGCGCTGGCGCTGGCGTCGAGCGTCCCTTCGGGCTGAACCTGACCCGCGCGTCGCTCGACGCCAGCTGCAAGTACCCGTGGCCGGCCGCGCAAGGTGTCTCCGAGTCGTCATCGGGTCGGACCAAGTTCGGCTTCTACGACGACGACCACGACGCCTTCGAGTGGCTCCGCGCCGGGGCGCCCCGGCGGCAGCGGTGCATCGAAGCGCAGGTCATGGACCTGTCCGACGACATCGCGTACTCGGTGCACGACTTCGAGGACGCCGTCGTCGCCGGGTTCATCGACGTCGCGGCGCTCGGCGACCGGGTCGGCGAGAACGACATCGTCACCGCGATGCACGCGTGGGTGGGTGACGACCTGAGTCGTGAGGAACTGCTCGAGGCGTTCGACCGCCTCCGGGCCCTGCCGCTCTGGATGACCTCGTACGACGGGTCCCGGCGCGACGCAGCGCACCTGAAGAACCTGACCTCGCAGCTGATCGGACGCTTCGCGCGGACGGCGACGGCCGCGACCCGCGAGTCCTACGCCTCCGGGTCCCTGGTCCGGTTCGCGGCGTCGGTGGTGACACCGCCGGAGATCATCGGCGAGATCGCGGTCCTCAAGGGCATCGTGGCGGCGTTCGTGATGACGCAGGGCGACCGGCAGCCCGTGTACGAAGACCAGCGTCGGATCCTGACGGAGCTGCTCGACGCCCTGGCGGCGTCAGGTGCGTCGGATCTCGAGCCCGGCTTCGCGGCCGACTGGCGTGCGGCGTCCGACGACGACGGGCGACTCCGCGCCGTGGTCGACCAGGTCGCGAGCCTGACGGACCAAGGGGCGATCGCCTGGCACCGTCGGTTGGTCGTCGGTGAGCGGGAAGCGGTCCACATCCCGGTGTGA
- the dnaG gene encoding DNA primase, producing the protein MAGRIARNDIDEVRSRVNIADVVGDYVTLKNAGVGSMKGLCPFHDERSPSFHVRPQVGRYHCFGCGEDGDVFSFIMAQDHTTFAEAVERMAAKIGFTLHYEEGDGPRTDYNTRARLIAANEAALEFYTAQLTTAAADPARRFLGERGFDPSSAQHFGVGFAPKSYDMLKDHLRGRGFTLEELTSAGLVSQGDRSPYDRFRGRLMWPIRDVTGATIGFGARRLLEDDKGPKYLNTPETPIYHKSQVLYGLDLARRDISKQKQVVIVEGYTDVMACHVAGITTAVATCGTSFGVDHIKVLRPMLGDLAGADPNANGEVVFTFDPDEAGQRAASRAFAEEQRFAAQTFVAVAPGGLDPCDLRLARGDDAIRRLITNKRPMFEFMIRRTLEGHDLETVEGRVSALRAAAPVLAGIRDRSLTQGYVRELAGWLGMDMPEVRRSVETARRRAGSTDDRSGGPGRDGRAGHATDGAGVVEEPVAGIRSLPNDPISRMERDAVMAMVQQPTSVGAPLLGLAASATFSAPMLAVVRDAVVANVDVIGAGDWLDRLLADVPTPLRTLTHELALAPIPARNAEDLAAYCRSIVVALVERDLLARKASLLGQLQRADPHEQAERRAEIQRQLVDIDAQRMRLRADAEAS; encoded by the coding sequence GTGGCTGGCAGGATCGCGCGGAACGACATCGACGAGGTCCGCTCGCGTGTCAACATCGCCGACGTCGTCGGCGACTACGTCACGCTGAAGAACGCGGGCGTCGGCTCGATGAAGGGGCTCTGCCCCTTCCACGACGAACGCTCTCCGTCGTTCCACGTCCGGCCCCAGGTCGGCCGGTACCACTGTTTCGGCTGCGGTGAGGACGGCGACGTGTTCAGCTTCATCATGGCGCAGGACCACACCACCTTCGCCGAGGCCGTCGAGCGCATGGCCGCGAAGATCGGCTTCACCCTGCACTACGAAGAGGGCGACGGGCCGCGCACCGACTACAACACCCGCGCCCGGCTGATCGCGGCCAACGAAGCCGCGCTCGAGTTCTACACGGCGCAGCTCACCACCGCCGCGGCGGACCCCGCACGGCGGTTCCTGGGGGAGCGCGGGTTCGACCCCTCGTCGGCGCAGCACTTCGGTGTCGGCTTCGCCCCGAAGTCGTACGACATGCTCAAGGACCACCTGCGCGGTCGGGGCTTCACGCTCGAGGAACTCACCTCGGCCGGGCTCGTCAGCCAGGGCGACCGATCGCCGTACGACCGGTTCCGCGGGCGCCTCATGTGGCCGATCCGCGACGTCACCGGGGCGACGATCGGGTTCGGTGCCCGTCGCCTGCTCGAGGACGACAAGGGGCCGAAGTACCTCAACACGCCCGAGACCCCGATCTACCACAAGAGCCAGGTGCTCTACGGGCTCGACCTGGCCCGCCGCGACATCTCGAAGCAGAAGCAGGTCGTGATCGTCGAGGGCTACACCGACGTCATGGCCTGCCACGTCGCCGGCATCACCACCGCGGTCGCCACGTGCGGCACCTCGTTCGGCGTCGACCACATCAAGGTGCTGCGCCCGATGCTCGGCGACCTGGCAGGCGCCGACCCGAACGCCAACGGTGAGGTCGTCTTCACCTTCGACCCGGACGAGGCCGGACAGCGTGCCGCATCCCGCGCCTTCGCCGAGGAACAGCGGTTCGCCGCCCAGACCTTCGTCGCCGTGGCGCCCGGTGGCCTCGACCCGTGCGACCTCCGGCTCGCCCGCGGCGACGACGCCATCCGCCGCCTGATCACGAACAAGCGCCCGATGTTCGAGTTCATGATCCGCCGCACGTTGGAGGGCCACGACCTCGAGACGGTCGAGGGCCGCGTCAGCGCCCTCCGCGCCGCCGCGCCCGTGCTCGCCGGCATCCGCGACCGCTCGCTCACCCAGGGCTACGTCCGCGAGCTCGCCGGCTGGCTCGGCATGGACATGCCAGAGGTCCGTCGATCGGTCGAGACCGCGCGTCGGCGTGCGGGGTCGACGGACGATCGGTCAGGAGGCCCGGGGCGCGACGGTCGCGCCGGTCACGCCACCGACGGGGCTGGTGTGGTCGAGGAGCCCGTCGCCGGGATCCGCTCGCTGCCGAACGACCCGATCAGCCGCATGGAGCGCGACGCCGTCATGGCGATGGTGCAGCAGCCGACCTCGGTCGGAGCGCCGCTGCTCGGGCTCGCCGCATCCGCCACGTTCTCGGCGCCGATGCTCGCCGTCGTGCGGGACGCCGTGGTCGCCAACGTCGACGTGATCGGGGCGGGGGACTGGCTCGACCGGTTGCTCGCCGACGTGCCGACCCCGTTGCGCACCCTGACGCACGAGCTGGCCTTGGCACCGATCCCCGCGCGCAACGCCGAAGACCTCGCCGCGTACTGCCGGAGCATCGTCGTCGCCCTGGTCGAGCGCGACCTGCTCGCCCGCAAGGCCTCGTTGCTCGGACAACTGCAGCGTGCGGACCCGCACGAGCAGGCCGAGCGGCGCGCCGAGATCCAGCGGCAGCTCGTGGACATCGACGCGCAGCGCATGCGGCTCCGCGCCGACGCCGAGGCGTCCTAG
- a CDS encoding ABC transporter substrate-binding protein: protein MASVFKKHTGTWGRRGIALGAGAAATALVLTGCASSSVSDTELNGLSIGTTDKITSLDPAGSYDNGSFAVQNQVFPFLMNTPVGSPDVEPDIATKAEFTSPTTYEVTLKDGLEFANGNKLTSSDVKFSFDRELKINNENGPQSLLANLKSIDTPDDTTVVFNLDHADQTWPQVLSSPAGPIVDEDVFSATKLTSADDIVKGKAFAGQYQISSYKENQLIQYKTNPKYDGLLGKAKTSEVTANYYTKETDLKLAVQQGDVDVAYRSLTPTDISDLRKDDKLKVTDGPGGEIRYVVFNFKTQPFGTGQDDADEAKALAVRQAAADVVDRAALAKEVYNDTFTPLYSMVPDGLTGAVQPFKDMYGDGDGGPDVDKAKKTLADAGVSGKVQLDIQYAPDHYGSASDDEYALLKTQLEDSGLFTVNIQSTVYTTYAQERTKDAYPEYQLGWFPDFSDADNYLSPFFTKENFVQNHYDDSVIQDLIAKEQAESDPDKRADLIEQAQEREASQISTLPLLQGKSVAVAGKDVKGLTLDASFKFRYATLSK from the coding sequence ATGGCATCCGTGTTCAAGAAGCACACAGGCACGTGGGGCAGGCGCGGCATCGCGCTCGGCGCCGGAGCAGCAGCGACGGCGCTGGTGCTGACCGGCTGCGCGAGCAGCAGCGTGAGCGACACCGAGCTGAACGGCCTGAGCATCGGGACGACGGACAAGATCACGTCCCTCGACCCGGCCGGCTCCTACGACAACGGCTCCTTCGCCGTGCAGAACCAGGTCTTCCCGTTCCTGATGAACACGCCCGTGGGCAGCCCGGACGTCGAGCCGGACATCGCCACGAAGGCGGAGTTCACCAGCCCGACCACGTACGAGGTCACCCTCAAGGACGGCCTCGAGTTCGCGAACGGCAACAAGCTCACCTCGAGCGACGTGAAGTTCTCGTTCGACCGTGAACTCAAGATCAACAACGAGAACGGCCCGCAGTCGCTGCTCGCCAACCTCAAGAGCATCGACACCCCGGACGACACGACCGTGGTGTTCAACCTCGACCACGCCGACCAGACCTGGCCGCAGGTGCTCTCGAGCCCCGCCGGCCCGATCGTCGACGAGGACGTCTTCAGCGCGACGAAGCTCACCAGCGCCGACGACATCGTCAAGGGCAAGGCGTTCGCCGGGCAGTACCAGATCAGCTCCTACAAGGAGAACCAGCTGATCCAGTACAAGACGAACCCGAAGTACGACGGCCTGCTCGGCAAGGCGAAGACCTCCGAGGTGACGGCCAACTACTACACCAAGGAGACCGACCTCAAGCTCGCCGTGCAGCAGGGCGACGTCGACGTTGCGTACCGCTCCCTGACGCCGACCGACATCTCGGACCTGCGCAAGGACGACAAGCTCAAGGTCACCGACGGCCCCGGCGGCGAGATCCGCTACGTGGTCTTCAACTTCAAGACGCAGCCGTTCGGCACCGGGCAGGACGACGCCGACGAGGCGAAGGCCCTCGCCGTGCGCCAGGCCGCCGCTGACGTGGTCGACCGCGCCGCCCTGGCGAAGGAGGTCTACAACGACACCTTCACGCCGCTGTACTCGATGGTGCCGGACGGCCTCACCGGTGCGGTCCAGCCGTTCAAGGACATGTACGGCGACGGCGACGGTGGCCCCGACGTCGACAAGGCGAAGAAGACCCTCGCCGACGCCGGTGTCTCCGGCAAGGTGCAGCTCGACATCCAGTACGCGCCCGACCACTACGGTTCGGCGTCGGACGACGAGTACGCGCTGCTGAAGACGCAGCTCGAGGACTCGGGGCTGTTCACCGTCAACATCCAGTCGACGGTCTACACGACCTACGCCCAGGAGCGCACGAAGGACGCGTACCCGGAGTACCAGCTCGGTTGGTTCCCGGACTTCTCCGACGCCGACAACTACCTGTCGCCGTTCTTCACCAAGGAGAACTTCGTCCAGAACCACTACGACGACTCGGTCATCCAGGACCTCATCGCGAAGGAGCAGGCGGAGTCCGACCCGGACAAGCGTGCCGACCTGATCGAGCAGGCCCAGGAGCGCGAGGCTTCGCAGATCTCGACGCTGCCCCTGCTGCAGGGCAAGTCCGTCGCCGTCGCCGGCAAGGACGTCAAGGGCCTGACCCTCGACGCCTCGTTCAAGTTCCGGTACGCCACCCTCAGCAAGTAG